The following coding sequences lie in one Fusarium poae strain DAOMC 252244 chromosome 1, whole genome shotgun sequence genomic window:
- a CDS encoding hypothetical protein (BUSCO:15318at5125) — protein sequence MAQPDPSQGVPQDLMPHVHLISSFRYPVMPRLDLNEVAKWLMSAPQVARDRAPFFWTYLDKPTDGTILLTWQPLQRLGTNFATDGYVWAPPEQVYKHDLGNGLMLEIYYQKAGYFPGEQYALHARRRCRLVPIPGHPNPPQPDVGLFIVHYGPAEPNDRVPVAMIPFDERVNNIMQQRHFLQRAGQIRRKEFMLSDRVNWPQLPDLTRQAVPHQMAPRGVPQQMAYPTQPAPGPPAKRPRHAASQGGQAPLPGAPQADAAFDDEEDVSRGDMFDHLTPREISLSRYQQNHEWMEEILSSPYRISQITPADLNLGFKGELASLTEGIFPAQGVEAFTSVPDKPYIGRLDPDKAEEFRKRVHNHIESTKSEIEKMQAEHAKALAKFKENSMLNTKEKELRNILEGTGTEIWRIEGKVDPHDEDPAPRPTSTKTVEQIVSEVENATGKKVETKPTVSRVQDGGYQPPAPEPVQAGNSQLSRQPSQSGSQNSGIMIGESDIDMDGTVAGLLDQMHTGISSTSTPLNAFGTPQPQASANQSGAGTPSNANTAPAPVGDVTMGGTQEPKDPNTTAPDQGTGSGDWVVVPKDSHSNEQVDQQPGSGTASVNANTPVAPGIDASKSVAKTASAGATPAAGTPGGSVSFDQNDFSSLGDLDTAGDALAGFDGPTLDGSAGELGEGLDLSMDMDDSAFGDAFHGVDTSGTPQGQDM from the exons atggctcAACCAGATCCTAGCCAGGGCGTTCCCCAGGACCTC ATGCCCCATGTCCATCTCATCTCGTCATTTCGATACCCGGTGATGCCCCGGCTTGACCTGAACGAGGTTGCCAAGTGGCTCATGAGCGCACCGCAAGTCGCGCGAGACCGAGCACCCTTCTTTTGGACATATCTCGACAAACCCACCGACGGCACAATACTCTTGACTTGGCAACCCCTTCAACGCTTGGGAACCAATTTCGCGACAGATGGTTATGTGTGGGCCCCCCCAGAGCAGGTCTACAAGCATGACTTAGGTAACGGACTG ATGCTCGAAATTTATTACCAAAAGGCCGGTTACTTCCCCGGTGAACAATACGCTCTCCACGCCCGTCGACGATGCCGATTAGTCCCCATCCCCGGTCACCCCAACCCTCCTCAACCAGACGTCGGTCTGTTTATCGTGCACTACGGGCCTGCCGAGCCCAATGACAGAGTCCCTGTCGCGATGATTCCCTTCGATGAAAGAGTCAACAACATTATGCAACAGCGTCACTTCTTACAACGTGCTGGTCAGATTCGTCGCAAGGAATTCATGTTGTCCGATCGAGTCAACTGGCCCCAGCTGCCAGATCTCACCCGCCAAGCTGTGCCTCACCAAATGGCTCCCCGAGGTGTCCCTCAGCAGATGGCATATCCTACACAACCTGCGCCGGGTCCTCCCGCCAAGCGCCCGAGACACGCGGCGAGCCAGGGTGGTCAGGCTCCTCTACCGGGAGCTCCTCAGGCAGATGCTGcttttgatgatgaagaagatgtcTCTAGGGGTGATATGTTTGATCATCTCACTCCCAGGGAGATTTCATTGAGCCGATACCAACAGAACCACGAGTGGATGGAGGAAATCCTTTCGTCTCCTTACCGTATAAGCCAAATCACCCCAGCCGACCTCAACCTTGGTTTCAAAGGCGAACTAGCATCGCTGACAGAAGGAATTTTCCCGGCCCAAGGAGTTGAGGCATTCACATCAGTGCCTGACAAGCCCTATATCGGCCGCTTGGACCCTGACAAGGCTGAAGAATTCCGAAAGCGAGTTCATAATCACATCGAGTCCACCAAGTCTGAGATCGAGAAGATGCAGGCCGAGCATGCCAAAGCTCTCGCCAAATTCAAGGAGAACTCCATGCTTAACACTAAGGAGAAGGAGCTTCGAAATATTCTTGAGGGCACAGGCACAGAGATCTGGCGAATTGAGGGCAAGGTAGACCCTCACGACGAGGACCCAGCCCCTCGTCCCACTAGCACAAAAACAGTCGAACAGATAGTATCTGAGGTTGAGAATGCTACTGGTAAAAAGGTTGAGACCAAGCCGACGGTGTCTCGTGTTCAAGATGGAGGTTATCAGCCACCAGCACCAGAGCCCGTTCAAGCCGGCAACTCACAATTATCTCGCCAGCCCTCACAGTCTGGCTCGCAGAACAGCGGTATCATGATTGGCGAGTCTGATATCGATATGGATGGCACCGTTGCTGGACTGCTAGACCAGATGCACACTGGAATTTCCAGTACCTCTACACCATTGAACGCCTTTGGAACTCCCCAGCCCCAAGCGTCGGCTAATCAATCTGGAGCTGGAACTCCCTCCAACGCCAACACCGCACCTGCTCCTGTTGGCGATGTGACTATGGGCGGAACACAAGAACCCAAGGACCCGAATACTACAGCCCCTGATCAAGGAACCGGTAGCGGGGATTGGGTGGTCGTGCCCAAGGATAGCCATTCAAATGAGCAAGTTGACCAACAGCCTGGATCTGGCACCGCTTCCGTCAACGCCAACACACCTGTCGCACCAGGAATTGATGCCTCCAAATCAGTAGCAAAAACCGCTTCTGCTGGCGCCACACCGGCTGCTGGAACACCCGGAGGCTCTGTCTCGTTTGACCAGAACGACTTCAGCTCTCTGGGTGATCTCGATACAGCAGGTGATGCTCTTGCCGGCTTCGACGGCCCAACGCTAGATGGCTCGGCAGGCGAGCTGGGTGAAGGCCTCGATCTAAGCATGGATATGGATGATTCAGCATTCGGCGATGCCTTCCATGGCGTTGACACTTCAGGAACTCCTCAGGGCCAAGACATGTAG
- a CDS encoding hypothetical protein (CAZy:GH18), translating to MEHSHGTRTTMSTAVRRQAEQTLEAAPQFIPPKMPYALKPQTKVAKPTAAASNDDDDDTVPGFIPPRMPFNAKAVQQKSTSEQASPQKLASVASLNNKKTTAKNTKDTKDKKSSKNTKNTNAQKLAQAQSDDDDKLPTFIPPRSPFRGPKKPQPTQAVPRDTVPEFIPPRNPWAQSNFNTRSTDSDGQDDPEETTTPDSDQPASRIDLLKRDDEDEDDEYFLEEDDVEFSPSDFPNLDDPEDDETFDASNQGSEDMPAVNMSEQQGEPEGETNVQDDGNSKHYFGGDFDDEDTENTPTHLEARGVAKRNMLYFTNWGTYGGFHPSNLPVNEITHVLYSFAQVDAKDGSVSSSDTWADVEMKYPGDTGSGNNAYGCVRQLYILKKQNRNLKVLLSIGGFNGSPALASGVSTSNGRKRFISTAVKLITDWGFDGIDVDWEYPVNAQEARNYVLVLNNLRKALDKYSDDNKLNYRFLLTVASPAGSSHYNTMDLKNMDPWVDAWHLMAYDYAGPWDSTTGHQANVFASKKNPLSTKLSTDATLNDYIAAGVSPSKIHLGMPLYGRSFSNTAGLGKPYSGTAGDSEGIYFLKDLPQSGAVTTFNADLMASYTYDKKKRELVTMDDLKSAQSKAGYINQRNLGGAFYWEARGDRAGSASVVAGVRRTLGTLEQKNNLLNYPTSMYENIRKNMP from the exons ATGGAGCACTCACACGGTACCAGGACCACTATGTCAACTGCCGTTCGTCGTCAGGCGGAACAAACTCTCGAGGCAGCGCCGCAGTTCATCCCACCCAAGATGCCGTATGCGCTCAAACCTCAGACCAAGGTAGCCAAGCCTACTGCTGCAGCTAGtaatgacgacgacgatgatacAGTACCTGGCTTTATTCCGCCCAGAATGCCTTTTAATGCAAAGGCTGTTCAGCAAAAGTCTACCAGCGAACAGGCCAGTCCCCAAAAGCTCGCTTCAGTTGCCTCtctcaacaacaagaaaACAACTGCAAAGAACACCAAGGACACCAAGGACAAAAAGAGTTCCAAGAACACTAAAAACACCAATGCTCAGAAGCTTGCACAAGCTCagagcgatgatgatgacaaacTGCCGACTTTCATCCCACCTCGGTCGCCTTTCCGAGGTCCCAAAAAGCCTCAGCCAACCCAAGCTGTTCCTAGAGATACGGTGCCCGAGTTCATTCCTCCCCGAAACCCTTGGGCCCAGTCCAATTTCAACACACGCTCAACAGACAGCGATGGCCAGGACGATCCCGAAGAGACTACTACCCCTGATTCTGACCAGCCGGCATCTCGAATCGATCTCCTAAAgcgtgatgatgaagatgaagacgacgagtATTTCCTagaggaagatgatgtcGAGTTCAGCCCTTCGGACTTCCCTAATCTTGATGatcctgaagatgacgagacTTTTGATGCCTCGAATCAAGGTTCCGAGGACATGCCCGCTGTCAACATGTCCGAGCAGCAGGGAGAGCCTGAGGGTGAAACCAACGTCCAGGATGATGGGAACTCCAAACACTACTTTGGTGGTGACTTCGATGACGAAGACACTGAAAACACTCCTACCCATCTAGAAGCTCGGGGTGTTGCAAAGCGCAACATGCTTTACTTCACGAACTG GGGTACCTACGGGGGTTTCCATCCCTCAAACCTTCCGGTGAATGAAATTACGCACGTACTTTACTCTTTTGCCCAGGTAGATGCTAAAGACGGATCAGT ATCGTCGTCGGATACTTGGGCAGATGTCGAAATGAAATATCCGGGCGACACTGGGAGTGGAAACAACGCATATGGATGTGTTAGGCAGCTGTACATTCTCAAAAAACAGAATCGCAACTTGAAG GTGCTACTCTCAATCGGTGGCTTTAATGGAAGTCCTGCACTCGCATCTGGCGTGAGTACATCGAATGGTCGAAAGCGGTTCATCTCCACTGCCGTCAAGCTCATCACCGACTGGGGATTTGATGGAATTGACGTTGACTGGGAGTACCCGGTCAACGCTCAAGAGGCCCGAAACTATGTTCTAGTACTTAATAATCTTCGGAAAGCGCTTGACAAATACTCGGATGACAACAAGCTTAACTATCGCTTCTTGCTCACAGTCGCCTCACCCGCAGGCTCGAGTCACTATAACACGATGGATCTCAAAAACATGGACCCCTGGGTTGATGCCTGGCACCTGATGGCTTACGACTATGCTGGCCCATGGGACTCTACTACTGGTCACCAAGCCAACGTCTTTGCGTCTAAGAAGAACCCTCTTTCTACAAAGCTCAGCACTGATGCGACTCTTAATGACTATATTGCAGCTGGGGTGTCTCCTAGCAAGATTCATCTGGGCATGCCTCTCTATGGCCGTTCTTTCTCTAACACTGCTGGTCTCGGCAAACCTTACTCTGGCACCGCCGGCGACTCGGAAGGAATCTACTTTCTGAAAGACCTGCCCCAATCCGGAGCAGTGACTACCTTTAATGCAGATCTTATGGCCAGCTACACATAtgataagaagaagcgggAGCTTGTGACCATGGATGATCTCAAGTCAGCTCAGTCCAAGGCAGGCTACATCAACCAGCGCAATCTTGGTGGAGCTTTCTATTGGGAAGCCCGTGGTGACAGAGCTGGGTCTGCAAGCGTGGTTGCCGGTGTCAGGCGCACCCTTGGCACGCTCGAGCAGAAGAACAATCTTCTCAACTACCCAACAAGCATGTACGAAAATATTCGGAAGAATATGCCTTGA
- the PHB2 gene encoding Prohibitin-2, subunit of the prohibitin complex (Phb1p-Phb2p) (TransMembrane:1 (o33-56i)~BUSCO:44101at5125) translates to MSNNNWQEEAMRRLRQMQQARGGGGGGPQMPRAAGGALAGGLLLAGGALFLSNSLFNVDGGQRAIKYQRLTGVSKEIYNEGTHINIPWFETPIVYDVRAKPRNVASLTGTKDLQMVNITCRVLSRPQIDALPQIYRTLGTDYDERVLPSIVNEVLKSVVAQFNASQLITQRENVARLVRENLARRAARFNILLDDVSLTHLAFSPEFTAAVEAKQVAQQEAQRAAFVVDKARQEKQAMVVKAQGEARSAELIGEAIKKNKAYLELKKIENARQIAAQLQEAGSKNRLMLDSEGLGLNVFDRNDKS, encoded by the exons ATGTCGAACAATAACTGGCAAGAGGAGGCCATGCGCCGTCTCCGACAGATGCAGCAGGctcgtggtggtggtggtggaggccCTCAGATGCCCCGAGCAGCCGGTGGTGCCCTTGCCGGTGGTCTTTTGCTCGCCGGTGGTGCTCTGTTCCTGTCGAACTCGCTTTTCAACGTCGATGGTGGTCAACGAGCCATCAAGTACCAGAGATTAACTGGTGTCAGCAAGGAGATCTACAACGAAG GAACACACATCAACATTCCTTGGTTTGAGACTCCTATTGTGTACGATGTCCGAGCGAAGCCACGCAACGTTGCGTCCTTGACCGGCACCAAGGATTTGCAGATGGTCAACATCACTTGCCGTGTACTTTCACGTCCCCAGATTGATGCTCTGCCCCAGATCTACCGAACACTAGGTACCGACTACGATGAGCGTGTGCTACCATCTATTGTCAACGAGGTTCTCAAGAGCGTCGTTGCTCAATTCAACGCCAGTCAGCTCATTACACAGCGAGAGAATGTCGCCAGATTGGTGCGAGAGAACCTCGCTCGAAGAGCTGCCCGCTTCAACATCCTTCTCGACGATGTCTCTCTAACT CACCTTGCCTTCTCTCCCGAATTCACAGCCGCTGTTGAGGCTAAGCAGGTTGCCCAGCAAGAGGCCCAGCGAGCCGCCTTTGTTGTCGACAAGGCGCGACAAGAGAAGCAGGCCATGGTTGTCAAGGCACAGGGTGAGGCCCGCTCTGCCGAACTGATTGGTGAGgctatcaagaagaacaaggccTACCTggagctcaagaagatcgagaACGCTCGACAGATCGCTGCTCAGCTTCAGGAGGCTGGCTCCAAGAACAGGCTGATGCTTGATTCCGAGGGTCTGGGTCTCAATGTTTTCGACAGAAACGATAAGAGCTAA
- a CDS encoding hypothetical protein (BUSCO:33415at5125): MAEPYIKQDPHIKPDPDAPAEEDLYEDAGDLEFYDKNAGAFETLYLARVPRYMWEAWYKLTERLGDDDEIQIGTLRTWNDQKPDGTSDTKLRMLLSANCPEHQVLPREYDLEVLEPNVNNHFIFSEEDLPGFKARSKARQDAAAAGIPASLLRQKQANSGNGPDKPTYDRRSRYQPYYRKAVPKRTKIFGKIHYDVRVEPRDIKEEERLLQQKLLDAEANKSKLQIISRNAASSIVAPGSAGAVSWGGSFIKNTASTTKPKKGEVFKAARIPENQLLDLIFECFRQYQYWSMKALRQKLQQPDQYLRQVLEKIAVLNKSGRFANHYCLSDAYRDKGGAEAQEAAAEPADDDDDDEEMEDVLPAS, encoded by the exons ATGGCCGAACCATACATTAAGCAAGACCCTCACATCAAGCCCGATCCCGATGCACCAGCGGAGGAGGATCTGTATGAAGACGCTGGCGACCTCGAGTTTTACGACAAGAATGCTGGTGCTTTCGAGACGCTTTACCTAGCGCGCGTTCCTCGATACATGTGGGAAGCTTGGTACAAGCTCACTGAGCGACTgggcgacgacgacgagattCAAATTGGCACTCTGCGAACATGGAACGACCAAAAACCAGATGGTACCTCGGAC ACCAAACTTCGCATGCTTCTTTCTGCCAACTGCCCCGAGCACCAAGTGCTGCCTCGCGAATACGACCTCGAAGTCCTAGAACCCAATGTCAACAATCACTTTATCTTCAGCGAGGAGGACTTGCCCGGTTTCAAGGCGCGGAGTAAGGCGCGACAAGATGCTGCCGCTGCGGGCATTCCCGCCTCACTGCTAAGGCAGAAACAAGCCAACAGCGGCAATGGACCAGACAAACCGACGTACGACCGCAGGAGCCGATACCAGCCATATTATCGAAAAGCTGTTCCCA AAAGGACAAAGATCTTTGGCAAGATTCATTACGATGTTCGCGTGGAACCTCGCGACatcaaggaagaggagcgacTGCTTCAGCAGAAGTTGCTGGACGCAGAGGCAAACAAGTCCAAGCTCCAAATCATCAGCCGAAACGCAGCCTCATCCATTGTCGCTCCTGGAAGCGCAGGCGCAGTCAGCTGGGGTGGCAGCTTCATC AAAAACACTGCATCTACAACCAAGCCAAAGAAGGGCGAGGTGTTCAAGGCTGCCCGTATCCCAGAAAACCAGCTTCTGGATCTTATTTTCGAGTGCTTCAGGCAGTATCAGTATTGGTCTATGAAGGCGTTGCGTCAGAAGCTCCAACAGCCTGACCAATACTTACGTCAAGTGCTTGAAAAGATTGCCGTCCTCAACAAGAGTGGTCGATTCGCCAACCATTACTGTTTGAGCGATGCTTATCGCGACAAGGGCGGCGCAGAGGCCcaagaagctgctgctgagcccgctgacgatgacgacgatgacgaggagatgGAAGACGTGTTGCCAGCTTCTTAG
- a CDS encoding hypothetical protein (TransMembrane:2 (i464-487o517-538i)), with protein MGLVHHGLDLFNYDQKVCSSQVLITGDDTPSNIEYDEYVVYKRPEDSGPAPAPAPATLNHPWVQDDEHITHHFTRDDTPGTTIFDLAFRHGYMLDREGTFRKPDADEAPSAGMEGRIRRVICFKRKTIYDGNREILSMTVNDLAAMNLHPATLQYSTRTTTESRFWSKDRSQLSIILAFSEMPKTPCDFLSMTYNVRERSATILVRQSWEPRRHNMDDLDEYDHRLESCRTHWAHPLITPVVLLQVQFMRCEEAVSENNSNVAHLEYDVSNIAGFDATDTGKRLSRTFSNGKDGERIAWGPMTMTKLMKRAHEVLKDTIKLLDTIRWMERAIKVLILAGDELNERMGNSLCFGQDLSMLSPNILDPSGGPPPVSPVLPPRQLPKLQLPDEITDGDSLGPHWHEIRQYLDGLLRLCMGLETDRRMSEARCRAQIDMIYSKMAQEDNILNARMAVASSRDSSSMKALAVITAVFLPGEFLGTLFGMSMFDWLGPDEEDDDGSNPMTDAVKVNRFGQNFWYYWATAVPLTIMILVAWRVWWVSQDRYFRRHLSQELSEERYWTADGKPRQLERSFLWDFFYLSARRDEKPRAVVAEELAELETVNSTMKEGYDGGLPRATIV; from the exons ATGGGACTCGTTCACCACGGCCTGGATTTATTCAACTACGACCAAAAGGTCTGTTCTAGCCAAGTCTTGATCACCGGCGACGACACTCCATCAAATATTGAGTACGATGAGTATGTTGTTTACAAACGTCCAGAAGATTCTGGTCCTGCACCTGCGCCTGCGCCTGCGACTCTGAACCATCCTTGGGTACAAGACGATGAGCATATCACTCACCACTTTACCCGCGATGATACTCCCGGGACTACCATTTTTGATCTAGCATTCCGTCATGGATATATGCTTGATCGAGAA GGCACTTTTCGAAAGCCAGACGCTGATGAAGCACCATCAGCTGGCATGGAAGGACGAATTCGCAGAGT TATTTGTTTTAAGCGCAAAACAATCTATGATGGTAACCGTGAAATTCTCAGCATGACAGTTAACGACCTTGCGGCCATGAATCTTCACCCTGCTACTCTGCAGTACTCAACCCGTACTACGACAGAATCCAGATTCTGGTCCAAAGATAGATCTCAACTGA GCATTATTCTCGCCTTTTCAGAGATGCCAAAGACGCCTTGTGACTTCCTTTCCATGACTTACAACGTTCGTGAACGCTCGGCTACCATCTTGGTTCGTCAGTCATGGGAGCCAAGACGCCACAACATGGACGACCTCGACGAGTACGATCATCGTCTGGAATCATGCAGAACCCACTGGGCGCATCCTCTGATCACGCCAGTAGTTCTACTTCAAGTACAATTCATGCGATGCGAAGAAGCTGTCAGCGAAAACAACTCCAACGTAGCCCACCTGGAATATGACGTGAGCAACATTGCCGGTTTTGATGCAACCGACACTGGGAAACGCCTCAGCAGGACTTTCAGCAATGGGAAAGACGGAGAGAGGATCGCATGGGGGCCTATGACTATGACAAAGCTCATGAAGAGAGCACACGAGGTCCTCAAGGATACtatcaagcttcttgacacCATTCGCTGGATGGAGCGAGCTATCAAAGTGTTGATCTTGGCTGGCGACGAACTCAACGAGCGAATGGGAAACAGCTTGTGTTTCGGCCAGGATCTTAGCATGCTGAGTCCTAATATATTGGACCCTTCAGGCGGACCTCCCCCAGTCAGTCCGGTTCTTCCACCTAGGCAGCTTCCCAAACTTCAACTACCAGACGAGATCACGGATGGCGATTCTCTGGGACCTCATTGGCATGAGATTAGACAGTATCTTGATGGATTGCTGCGTCTATGCATGGGCCTCGAAACTGATAGGCGAATGTCAGAGGCTAGATGCCGTGCTCAAATCGATATG ATCTACAGTAAGATGGCGCAAGAAGACAACATTTTGAATGCTCGAATGGCTGTAGCATCCTCCCGTGACAGTTCCTCTATGAAAGCACTGGCTGTCATCACCGCCGTCTTCCTCCCCGGCGAGTTTCTCGGCACACTGTTCGGAATGTCCATGTTTGACTGGCTCGGCccagacgaagaagacgacgacggTTCCAACCCCATGACTGACGCAGTGAAGGTGAATCGTTTCGGGCAGAATTTCTGGTACTACTGGGCCACCGCCGTGCCTCTTACCATCATGATTCTCGTTGCATGGCGAGTCTGGTGGGTTAGCCAAGACCGCTACTTCCGACGCCATCTATCCCAGGAGCTCAGCGAGGAGAGGTACTGGACTGCTGATGGGAAACCCCGACAGCTGGAGCGCAGTTTTCTCTGGGATTTCTTTTATCTTTCCGCAAGGCGGGATGAGAAGCCGCGTGCAGTGGTGGCGGAGGAGCTGGCTGAGCTTGAAACTGTCAACTCTACTATGAAGGAAGGCTACGATGGGGGGTTACCTCGGGCTACGA TCGTATGA
- a CDS encoding hypothetical protein (BUSCO:53715at5125), whose amino-acid sequence MHLVFDFDGTITQQDSIGELARSAIEIQRNRKGHDLQASWDRVVQAYVADYRHYKENHPSPEDTRTCVDQEFDFLSGMKDVEEASLQRIAESHIFEGLDAETLSQAGVDAVKAGRIKIRDGFTDIMKFAVDRDWRVSVISVNWSRSFLRGALLPHTLDIIANEPALDGTITGPEFFDGRMTNAREKKEALKYLFKAKDGKVIYFGDSTTDMECLLAGGVVISDEDGESSLLKALKRIKVHVPHVSEKSERDSKVKWARDFREVLDSGLLNE is encoded by the coding sequence ATGCATCTCGTATTCGACTTTGACGGAACAATCACTCAGCAAGACTCGATCGGGGAGCTTGCCCGCTCAGCCATCGAGATACAACGGAATAGGAAAGGCCATGATCTCCAGGCTTCATGGGACCGAGTGGTTCAGGCCTATGTTGCCGATTACAGACACTACAAGGAGAATCACCCATCGCCAGAGGACACGCGGACATGCGTGGACCAGGAATTTGACTTTCTTTCGGGAATGAAAGACGTGGAGGAGGCATCGCTGCAGCGTATTGCCGAATCCCATATCTTCGAAGGCTTGGATGCTGAGACGCTGTCACAAGCGGGAGTCGATGCTGTCAAAGCTGGGAGGATTAAGATCAGGGATGGTTTCACGGATATAATGAAATTTGCGGTAGATAGGGACTGGAGAGTGAGCGTTATATCGGTCAATTGGTCCCGTTCCTTTCTTCGGGGTGCTCTATTGCCACATACGCTCGACATCATTGCCAATGAACCAGCCCTGGACGGAACGATCACCGGACCCGAGTTTTTCGACGGACGAATGACAAATgcaagagagaagaaagaggctCTCAAGTATCTTTTCAAAGCAAAAGATGGAAAAGTGATTTACTTTGGGGATTCGACAACGGATATGGAGTGTTTGCTCGCAGGAGGCGTTGTGATAtcagatgaagatggagaatCTTCTTTGTTGAAGGCATTGAAGAGAATCAAAGTCCATGTTCCACATGTCAGTGAGAAGAGCGAAAGAGACAGTAAAGTGAAATGGGCAAGAGACTTTCGGGAAGTGTTGGATAGTGGACTGTTGAATGAATAG